ATCCCCAAGGAGGTGGTGCGCACCTGGCCCGCCATCTACCAGATGCTGCCACGCTGGAGCGTGACGCGAGCCAACTCCAACCGGCCCGAGCTGCTCCTCGACGCCACCTGGATGAACGCGGGGCTGCTGCCCGCGCCCGGTGCGCCCGAGGACCTCTCCCAGCACATCCACAGGGGAATGCTCGAGCGGGCGCGAGCGCTGTACCGGGCCACCTCGACCGGTTACTTCGAGCCCCTGCGCAAGCTCGACTTCATCCGCATCGTCCAGGGCAACAACCTGGAGACGGCCTTCCGGCTCCCCCGGTTTCCGAGCACGGAGGACGTCATCACCGCGGAGGGCGACACGCTCGTCCCGGACCAGTTCACACGCGACCGGCTGCCCTCTTGGGTGCAAGACGAGGCTACCATCCGCCGTCTGCCAGCAGCGGAGCACTCGCTGCTCTGCGGTGACTCCAACGTCTTCGGGCTCTGCCTCTGATGCGCTTCCTTCCGCTCACCCTGACCACCGTCCTCCTGCTCGCATTGACTCCGGCGGCCGCCCAGACGCCACCGGCCGCCGGGCCCGTCCCCATCGCCGACAGTGACGGAGATGGTGTCCCGGACCTGCCTCCAGGCCAGCTGGAGGCGCCCGCGTGCAATCCCGGCCGGCTGCAGGAGTGCGCCGACAACTGCCCGCTCGATGAGAACCCCGGCCAGGAGGACAGCGACGGAGATGGGGTGGGAGATACCTGCGACCTCTGCCCGCTCGTCCCCGTGCAGGACGGCGAGCACCCGGACGCGGACAACGACGGGGTGGGTGACGAATGCGACACCTGCCGTCTGCCCAATTCCCGGGACGAGCGCGGCGAGCAGGCCCCGTGCCCGGAGGACAAGGCCCACTCGAAGTGGAAGGATCCCAACCCGCTCGGCCGGCGGTTGCAGTTCTTCATCCGCCCGCTCGCCCTGGGGTACCGGTACCAGGGCAACTGGGTCGGCTCGACGGGGCTCGGGCTGCACCTGGGAGGCTCGCTCGGCGAGTGGCGCTTCGACGAGAAGGGCACGGCCTTGAAGGTGCCTTCCTGGTACTGGTCCGCGGGGGTGTATGGCGATTCGGTGAACCTCTTCGC
The sequence above is drawn from the Archangium gephyra genome and encodes:
- a CDS encoding thrombospondin type 3 repeat-containing protein, whose product is MRFLPLTLTTVLLLALTPAAAQTPPAAGPVPIADSDGDGVPDLPPGQLEAPACNPGRLQECADNCPLDENPGQEDSDGDGVGDTCDLCPLVPVQDGEHPDADNDGVGDECDTCRLPNSRDERGEQAPCPEDKAHSKWKDPNPLGRRLQFFIRPLALGYRYQGNWVGSTGLGLHLGGSLGEWRFDEKGTALKVPSWYWSAGVYGDSVNLFAAEHLGPYAALDFRPIEWAPYAHSWAKEFKFGVGAHLFWSKRVEGVEKRPLQLGVGPRVGFLDILSVMPFAQFDLANGRAFSWGGMLVFDFKVLQDLGVPLVK